The DNA region TGATCCAGAGCTTCGGCGCACTGCTGCTGCTCGGCGTGCTCGCGGTGTACCTGCTCGTCATCGGCCGCTACCGCCTCCTCGAGCTCGACCTGCGCCTCAGGCGCAACGTGCAGTACCTCGTCATCAGCTCGGCGTGGACGACGACGGTCGTGGCCGCGGGGCTGTGGCTCTGGTGGCGGATGATGCACGTCGAACTCGTGCTGCCGAACGTGCGGCTGACGCAGGATGCGCTCGAGGTGATGCCGACGCCCATGGAGGCGGTGCGCAACGACGTGTTCGAGAAGGGCGTGCTCATCGCGGGCGCGGTGGTGTTTGCGTACGCCTTCCGCGCGCTGCTCAAGCGCGGTCACCGCTTCCTCGCCGAGCAGTACTACCAGGGCGGATACGACTACCAGCGCGCGGGGCGCGAGGTCACCGAGGTGATGGGCCCGCGCATGGACCTCGACGGGCTCGCGGAGGGCCTGCTGACCGTGATGAGCCGGCTGATGCCGGTCAAGCGGGCCGGCGTCGTGTTCGTGCAGGGCGAGCGCCTGGTGAGCTCGAAGCGTTCAATCGGGTTCGAGGGCGGCGATTGGGACATCTTCTGCAGCGGGTGCGTGGAAGAGGCGGTCTCGGTGCTCCGCAGCGCGCGCGAAGGCGAGCTCGACACCGAGTACGCGCCGCCGCGGCTCCGACTGGCGCTGCGCCGGGCGCAGGTGCACTACCTCTACCCCATCGGCGGGCACGACGAACTGCGTGGGGTGATTTTCGTGGGCGAGAAGCTGTCGGAGGCCGCGTACACGGCCGACGACTTCGCGTTCCTCGGCGCCGTCGCCGGGCGGGCCGCGCTGCTCGTCGAGAACGCGTTCCTGTACGAGAACCTGGCCGCCCAGGAGCGCGTGCGCCAGGAACTCGCCATCGCGCGGCGCATCCAGCTCGAGTCGCTGCCGCAGCGGCCGCCCAACGTGCCGGGCCTCGACGTGGCGGGCGTGTCGGTGCCCGCGCAGGAGGTCGGCGGCGACTACTTCGACTACCTCGAGGGCGTCGAGGGGCGTCTTGGCGTGATGATCGGCGACGTGAGCGGCAAGGGCACGTCGGCGGCGCTCTACATGTCGAAGCTGCAGGGGATCGTGCGCAGCCTGCACGGCTTCGGGCTGCCGCCGCGCCAGTTGCTGGTGCGCACCAACGACCTGCTCGGGCGCGACATGGAGAAGCGCGCCTTCGTGACCGTGCTGGGCGCGTTCTTCGACACGCGGACGCGGGAGGCGACGGTCGTGCGCGCCGGCCACCTGCCCCTGTACCACTGGCAGGCGGCGACCGGCACGGTGACGCGTGTGCTGCCGCGCGGCCTCGGCCTCGGCCTGGTCGCGGGCGAGTTGTTCGGGGTGGAACTCGAGGAGCGCAAGGTGTCGTACGCGCCGGGCGACGTGTTCCTGCTGGTGAGCGACGGCATCACCGAGGCCTACGATGCCGAGCGCGACGAGTTCGGCGAGGAACGCCTCGAGGCGCTCTTCACGCGCCTCGCGCGATCGAACACGCCCGTCGCCGGGATCGTGAGCGCGGTGAACGCCGCAGCCGGCGAACACGCTGCCGGCGCTGCTCAGCACGACGACCAGACGGTCATCGCGATCCGGGTCAACTAGGCTCGGTTGGGGTCACCGATCTGCGGGGGCGCGGACGCCTTGGAGAGGCCTCCTTACCAAAGCGGAGATCGATTCGCCTCGCTCCTCCAGGCGTGTGACCCGAGCTGTCTCCTCCCAGCCGATCCGATCCGCAAGGTGCAACCGCATCCCACCAATCGCGGTGTGACGCTGCCGGTCCCGTACGCTCACCAGGACTTGACGACGTTAGACCGGCCCCGGCAGACCAAGTCAACGGTGGACCTGGCGATGAACGTCGGCAGCAACGACGGCAATACGCTCCGCGTCCGACACACGTGATGCACCAAGCCCGGCACGGGGCCGGGCCTGGAATGCTGCGCGTGTCGTGCGACTATGCCTGGCGTCGCCGGACCAGGCCGACGCCGAGCGAGCCAAGGGCCATGAGGGCGAGCGTGGCTGGTTCAGGGACGGTCGGTGGGGGTGGCGTCGTGACGAGCCTGAAAGTCAACGACCCGCTCGGACATGGAATGCCGAAGAGTCCGCACAGGGGAGCACTTCGTCTCTCGCTATAGGCGCCAGTCTCCCAATTGATGAACAGCAAGTCCGAGGACAGGAGTATCCCGGTGGCGAACTCGAGGGTGTTGTTGCGCCCGACGAGCTGAAATCCCATGGGGTTGGTCGGCAGGACGAGGCTACTGTCCCATGGCCTGCCCTCATCCCACCAGGTGCCAGCTGGCACCCGGATCGACCATTTCGTCAGCTTGGTGCCGTCGCTCGTGAACGTCCCCGTCAGTCCGTTGGTGAACACGTAATCGCCAGGCGTCGTGATGGGTGCCGCCGCTGCCTGTCCGGTCCCCAGTCCCAATGCCGCCACGACAGCGACGGCTCGTAACACCTTCCGCATGCAATCTCCCTGCGCGCCGTCCAGGTTGCGTGGGCCATGGTCGCGACCGGCGCGTGTCAGGACGACACGGGCTGTCTCATGCCCCGGCGAGCGACTCGTCCGTTGCAAGAACGGCGCCCCCGACGGCATGCGGAGTTACATTCGATAGTGACGATGTCGGCCTTCCAGGGACGGACGCAGTTCATGCCTAAGCAGACAAATGGCGCCACCCTGCCGTACTGCTCCGAAGGAGCCGCAAGGCCTTCGACGTCGCATCGTCGATCAACCCATTCACATGGCTGACGGTTCGCTGAGCGACGACGGCCCCGAGCGGCGCCCGCCCTCGCGCGGGTCGCGGGGGGATGCTGGCCGCCTTGGCCGCGAACTTCTCGGCAAACGCGTCGGCCACGGCATCGACGACGATGAGCCGCTCGGTCGACATGCAGATCTGGCCCTGGTTCATGAAGGCGCCGAAGGCTGCCTGACGGCCTCGTCGGTCTAGGGGATGTTCCCGATGATGAGCGGCCCGATCGTGTTCGCCACGGGCACCGGCAGCTTCTTCCACATCTCGATGGCCATCGCGAACTTGCCGCTGCCGGGGCTCTGGTCGGGCGGGCTGTCGCGCGCGATGAGCGCGTACTCCCAGTGCAGGGGCACCGGCTCGGCCTTCCATTGCTTCTTGAACAGGAACGTGCCCTCGCCCGGCGTCGACCGCCCGAAGTCGAACACCGTGCCGCCGCGCGCGATCACCTCCTTCAGCATGTGCCAGTACAGCAGCATGTTGGGGTTCATGTTGCGCGCCTCGCGCAGGGCCGACGCCCAGGGCACCTCGACGCGATCGGCGTGGACGATCGTCATCGACCCGGCGACCGGCTGGCCCTTGTGCCGCACCACGTGCAGGGCCCCCTTCGGTCCGCACGCCGCCAGCACCGCCGCGAAGAAGCGCTTCGGGTACACCGGCGTGCCGAGGTCGCGCATGTTCACGCTGAACACGGCATAGAAGGCATCGAGGAGCTCGGCGCCGCCGCTCTCGCTGGTCAGCTCGCTCTTCTCGGCCTTCCGGATCATGTTGCGGACCTTGTTGTCGAGCGCGGTCCACTGCGCCTCGGCCGACTCCTTCAGCGGCAGCAGCATGGTGACCTTGTGCTGCCGGACGGGCGCCTCGGGGAGTTGGCGCGCGACGTGGCGGAGCTCGACGTGCGCGGCGCCCCGGTCACGCGCCAGGCGCGTCGCCTCGGCAAGCAGGGGCGCGGCCGCCTCCGGTGTCGTGGCGAGGACGCCGCCGTAGTTGACGAACGGCAGCGAGCAGAAGAACTTCCCGAACAGCCGGCTCCGGAAGCCGACCACCGGCAGCACGCCGACGATGGCACCGGCCCGACGGGCGGCCAGGTAGAGCGGCTCGTGGCCGAAGACGGGGCCGAACACCTCGCGCCAGTTCCAGTCGTGATAGGCGGTGGCCTGCGGATGGGAGGCGACGAAGGCGTCCCAGTCGCCGCGCGTGGTTTCGAGGGAGACCGTGAGGGTGTCGGACATTGGCGGGCTGCGACCGTCCGGCAGGCGCCGGCCGACCGAACGTCCTAGGCTAGCAGACGGTCAGGGCGGGCTGTTAACCAACCGGCCGGCCCGGCGTTGACCAGCATAGAAGCCGGATCCGGGTGGGCCGCACGGCGCGGCCGGCACCGCCGAGACCGGCAAGGTGATCATCATGGGCGATCTCGCGCCGGTCCTCGGTATCCTCTCGGTCTTCGGTTCCCTGAGCTTCCTCACGTGGGTCATCGTCGATGGCCTGCGCCGCAAGCAGCAGCTGCGGGTGATGGAGTCCTTCCACAACAAGCTCCTCGACCGGATCAGCAACGGCAAGGAACTGGCCGAGTTCATGGACAGCCCGGGCGGGGTCAAGTTCATCGATTCCATCAGCACGGAGCGGACGCACCCCGCCCAGCGCGTGCTGCGGGCGGTGCAGATCGGCATCGTGCTGTGCGCCGCCGGCATGGGCTGCCGGGTCATCAGCTGGCAGTCGTCGCTGGTGGAGCGCGATGCGACCGAAGGCTTTGCGATCCTCGGCATCCTCCTGCTGAGCGTGGGCATCGGCTATCTGGTGTCGGCCGGCGCCACCTTCGGACTCGGCCGCACGCTGGGCGTCTACGGACCTGCCGACGCGCCGTCGCGCTGACGCCTGCCGCCTTCTTCGATGAGCGTCCGCCATGCGCCTGGTCACCGCCACGCCGTTGCCCGCGAGCCTCGCCGTGCCTGAACCGGGCACGGCGCTCGCCCTCGACGAGGCGGAGTTCCAGGCCTTCTACGACGCCACGGCGAGCCGGCTGCGTGCGTACCTGCGGCGCAGCCTGCCAGCCGAAGCCGTCGACGACGCGGTGCAGGAGGCGTACCTGCGACTGCTGCGCACGCCGCACGCGGCGCTGCCGCAGGATGAACGTCGCGCGTACCTCTACCGCATCGCGGCGAACCTGGCGACCGACGCGTACCGCGCCCGGCGCAAGGAGTCCGTGGCCGACGGGGTGGCCCCCGACGACCTGCCGGCGCGCGCCGCGGCCGCGGGGACGAGGCTCGACGTCACCCGCGCCCTCGACCGGTTGCGGGTGCAGGAGCGTACGATGCTCTGGCTCGCCTACGTGGAACAGGCCAGCCACCGCGAGATCGCCTCGGCGCTCGAAGTGAAGGAAGGCAGCGTGCGGGTCCTGCTCTCCCGCGCACGACACAAGCTCGCCGCCGCGCTCGGCGTGAGTCGGTGAGGAGGACGTGATGCACGACGATCCCTGCCCGCGCGAACCCGAAGTGCTGCGTGCCGTGGAGGAGGGCCGGTGGCCGGCCGACCTGCGGGCGCATGCCGAGGCGTGTCAGGCGTGCCGCGAGGTCGAGACGGTGACGGCAGCATTGCGGGAGGTCGTCGACGCCGAAGCCGCCCTGCCCATGCCGGCGGCCGGCGACGTGTGGTGGCGCGCCGCGTGGCAGGCCCGGCGCGAGGCGCGGGCCCGGGCCCTCCGTCCGCTCGACACGCTGGAACGGTCCGAGCCGCTGGTCGCCATGGTCGCGCTCGTCATCCTGCTCGTGGCGCGAGGCGACCTGGTGCTTCACGCTGCCGCCCGCTGGCTGTCACTCGACGGCGGCGGGCAGGCCCTCGCGGCGGTCCTCCCCGCCGCGGTGCTCCCGTTCCTGCTGATCGGCCTGGGCCTGGGCGGCGTGGTGATCCTCGTCGGCCTCGGCGCGGTCGTGGCGAACGACTGACGACAGAGGAAAGAGTAAAAGAGCAGAAGCGTAGAAGGCAGGGCGGGAAGGCGGAAGGACGAAGCGGGGCAAGTCTTCAAGGCTTCCCCCTTTCACCTTCGACCTTCCCGCCATGCCTTCTGCTCTTCTTACCTTCTACGCTTCTTTCTTCCCACGCAGGGTACGATCGACCCGATGTCCCGCTACGTCCCGCACGTCCTGCTGGCCTCGGTCGTCCTGTCGCTCTGCTCGCTGACGCTGCTGGCGCAGCCGGCCACCGCGCCCGCGCCGCCGGCCCCGAGCGCGAAGGACACGCACCAGAAAGCGGAGCACCTCATCCCGATGCGCGACGGCGTGCGGCTGCACACCGCCGTGTATACGCCTAAGACGTGCCCGCCCGGTGGCGCGCCGATCCTGCTGCAGCGTACGCCGTACAGCGCGAGCCCCTATGGTCCCGACACGTACCCGCCCGTCGTCGGTCCGACGCGCGAGTACGCCGCCGAGCCATGGATCGTCGCCTACCAGGACGTGCGCGGTCGCTATCTCTCGGAGGGCGAGTGGGAGGAGGTGCGGCCGTACGTCCCGAACAAGACCGGCAAGCAGGTCGACGAGTCCTCCGACACCTGGGACACGATCGACTGGCTGGTCAAGCAGGTGCCCTGCAACAACGGCAAGGTCGGGATGTGGGGCATCTCGTACCCGGGGTTCTACGCGCTGGCCGCGCTCATCGACGCGCATCCGGCGCTGAAGGCCGTGTCGCCGCAGGCACCCGTCACCGACTACTACCTCGGCGACGACTCGTTCCACAACGGCGCCTTCATGCTGGCGCACAACTTCTCGTTCTACGTCGATTTCCCGCCACGCGGCCCACAGCCGCGTCGTCCGGCCCGCGACGCCCCCTTCGACTACGGCACGCGCGACGGCTACCGCTTCTACCTGCAGGCCGGCTCGCTGATGGAGATGAGCCGGAAGTACGGACTCGACAGGAACCCGTACTGGATGCAGAACCACGAGCACACGACGTACGACGCGTTCTGGAAGGCGCGATCCATCTGGCGGCATTTCCGCAACGTGACGCCGGAGGTGCTGGTGGTGGGCGGTTGGTACGACGCCGAGGACCTGAGCGGCGCGCTGCGGACGTTCCGTGCGCTGCGCGAGCAGAGCCCGCAGACGCGGTCGTCGCTGGTGATGGGCCCGTGGACGCACGGCGGATGGGCGCGCAGCGACGGCACCCGCACCGGGCAGATGGAGTTCGGACAGCCGACCGGCGTGCACTATCGCAAGGAGATCGAGCACCGGTTCTTCACGCGGGCGTTGCGCGACGGCGGCGCGCCGGCCGTGCCGGGCGTGTCGGTCTTCGAGACCGGCGCCAACCGCTGGCGCACGTCGGACTCGTGGCCGCCCGCCACCACACGCCAGGCCTACTACCTGGGCGAGGGCAGGACCCTCGTGACCACGGTCCCGTCGTCAGCGGAAGGCGCCGACGAGTACGTCAGCGACCCGGCCAACCCCGTGCCGCTCGTGGGCGAGCCGGCCATCGGCATGCCGCGCGACTACATGGCGTCGGACCAGGCGTTCGCCGCCGGGCGTCCGGACGTGCTCGTCTACCGGAGCGCGGTGCTCACCGAAGACGTGACGGTCCTCGGCCCGATCGGCGTCGACCTGCGGGTGTCGACGACCGGCACGGATTCGGACTTCGTGGTGAAGGTGCTCGACGAGCCCGGGGAGGGACAGCCCGGCGCCGGCAAGCAGATCCTGGTGCGCGGCGAGCCGTTCCGCGGCAAGTTCCGGAAGTCGTTCGAGGCGCCCGAGCCCTTCGTGCCCGGGCAGCCCGATCGCATCCGCTTCGACCTGCCCGACGTGGCCCACACCTTCCTGAAGGGCCATCGCATCGTCGTGCACGTGCAGAGCTCGTGGTTCCCGCTCGTGGATCGCAATCCCCAGACCTTCACCGACATCCCGAACGCGAAGCCCGAGCAGTTCGTGAAGGCCACGCAGCGCGTCTACCGCGGCTCACACGTGATCCTGCCCGTGAGCCGGTAATTCGAAATTGGAAATTCGAAATTCAGGGCGGCTCGGCCTCGCGTCGACCTGAAGGTCGACGCCTACGACGTGAGGGACGTAGGTGCCGACCTTCAGGTCGGCACGCGCCCGCGAGCATTTCCAACTTCGAATTACCCGCTCACACGCGACAGCTCGTCGTAGAGATACGCCGCCGCCAGCACGCCGTTGTGGAAGTTGCCGAGGTCGAGCCACTCGTTCGGCGCGTGGGCGTTCTCGCCGGGCAGGCCGATGCCGAAGAGCACGCTCGGCAGGCCCAGCACCTCCTGGAAGGTCGAGACGACAGGGATGGAGCCGCCCTCGCGCACGAACACCGGCGTGCGCCCGAAGCCCTTCTCGATGGCGCGGCCCGCCGCCTGCACCCACGCGTTGTCGAAGCCGGTCGTCCACGGCTTGCCGCCGTGCATGTGCGTCACCGTCACCTCGACGGTCTTCGGCGCGAGCTTCTTCACGTAGTCCTCGAACAGCTTGCCGATCGTCGCCGGATCCTGGTTCGGCACCAGGCGCATGCTCACCTTGGCCATCGCCTTGGCCGGAATCACCGTCTTGGCGCCCTCGCCCGTGAAGCCGGCGAGCAGGCCGTTGACCTCGAAGGTCGGGCGCGCCCACTTGCGCTCGAGCGTCGAGTAGCCGCTCTCGCCGAACGGCTTGGGCAAGCCGATCTCCTTGGCCCAGCGCTTCTCGTTGAACGGCAGGCGCGAGAACTCCTTCTTCTCCGCCTCGGTCACGTCGACCACCGCGTCGTAGAAGCCCGGAATCCTGACCTTCCCGCTCTTGTCCTTCATCTGCGAGAGCAGCTGCGTGAGCACGATGGCCGGGTTGGCCACCGCGCCACCGTACGACCCCGAGTGCAGGTCGGTGCTGCTGCCGCGGACGTCGATCTGGAAGTACGCCAGGCCGCGCAGGCCGTAGCAGATCGACGGCACGTCACGGTCGAACATCGGCGAGTCGGAGATGACGACGACGTCGGCCTTCAGGAGGTCCTTGTTGGCGGCGATGAAGGTGTCGAGGTTGGCGCTGCCGACCTCTTCCTCGCCCTCGAGCATCACCTTGACGTTGATGGGGAGTGTTCCCGACTGCGAGAGGGTGGCTTCGATGGCCTTCAGGTGCATGAAGATCTGCCCCTTGTCGTCGGCCGAGCCGCGCGCGTAGATGGCGCCCTCGCGCACCGTCGCCTCGAACGGCGGCGACTCCCACAGGTCGATCGGGTCCACCGGCTGGACGTCGTAGTGCCCGTAGAACAGCATCGTCGGCGCCCCCGGGGCGCCGAGCCACTCGGCGTAGACGATCGGGTGGCCGGGCGTCTCGTGCAGCGTGGCGTTCTTCAGGCCGATGCGTTGCAGTTCCGCGACGCACCACTCGGCGCAGCGTCGGACGTCGGGCGCGTGCTCGGGCAGCGCGCTGATGCTCGGGATCGCCAGGAACCCTTTGAGCTGCTGGATGTAGTCGTCGCGGTGCGTGTTGATGTGATCGAGGATCTTGTTCATGGGTGTCTCGGGGATCGCGGATCGCGGATCGCGGATCGGGCTCGCGACAGAGGTAGGGCCGGGTGTCCCACCCGGCCGTTCGTGGCAGCGGCGCGGCCGGAGACCGCGCCCTACCCGAGTGATGCGCCGTGGTCTACGTTTCTACCGGCAACTCCAGCCTGTCGCCCCATTCCTTCCAGGAGCCCACGTAGTTGCGCACGCGGGGATAGCCGAGCAGGCGCAGGGCGAGATAGCCGTGCGCCGCGCGGTAGCCGCCCTGGCAGTAGGTGAGCACTTCCTTGTCGGGCGTGACGCCGAGCGGCTCGTACATCGCGCGCAGCTCGTCGCTGCTCTTGAAGCTGCCGTCGGGCCGCAGGTTCGTCGTCCACTCGACGTGCACGGCGCCAGGGATGCGTCCGCCCCGTGCCGCGCGCACGAGCGTCCCGTCGTACTCGCCATCGGACCGGGTGTCGAGGATGGCCACGTCGGTCGCCTTCAGCCGATCCCACACGTGACGGTACGAGGCGATGCGCTCCTCCACGGGAGTGCCGGTCCACGAGGTGGCCACCGGTGCCACCGGCTCGGTGCTCACCGGGTGCCCACCCGCCTGCCACGCACCGAAACCACCGTCGAGCTGCTGCGTGCGCGGGTGCCCGAAGAACTCGAGCGCCCAGAACGCGCGCGCCGCGCGCATCCCGGACTTCTCGTCGTAGACGATCACGCGCCGGCCCGCCTCCACGCCCCGTGACGCGAGCAGGTGCTCGAGGATCCACAGGAACGCGCGCAGCGGTGCCGGATCGGTGTCGACAAGGCTGATGCCGAACAGGTCGAGGTGGACGGCGCCGGGCAGGTGCCCGGCCGCCCACGCCTCCGCCGGCCTGAGGTCGAGGAGCAGGGGCGTCTCGCCTGCCGCCAGTTGCGCCGACAACTCGCCGGGCGTGATCAGGAGCTGGGGGTTGGCATACCCCTTGGGGTTGTCCGCCATGGCAGCCATTGTACGAGTCGCCCCGGTCGCGCCGGCAATCGGCTTGGAGCCCGGCCCGTCGCGGCGTAGGATGCCTCTGGCGGCCCTTTCCGCCAGGTGCCCATGACCGAACGACTCCGGACGCAGGACGACGTGCCTGTGGGCCGGTTGCGAGGCTTCCGACCGCGCGTACGGTCGATCGACTCGCACGCCGATCCCTCGTCGCCGCTCAACCTCGACAAGTTGATCCACGAGCGGCTCCGCCTGGCCATCGTGAGTTCGCTGGCCGTGCAGGACAAGCTGTCGTTCAACGACCTCAAGTCGCTGCTGCGCACGACCGACGGCAACCTGAGCGTCCATGCGCGCAAGCTGGAGGACGCGGGGTACATCAGCTGCACCAAGACGTTCGAGGGACGCCTGCCGCGCAGCGAGTACTCGCTGACCCGTGCCGGGCGTGTCGCCCTCGAGCGCTACCTGGGGCACATGGAAGCGCTGATCACCGCCACCCGCACCGGCAGCCCGAAGCCCGAGGAGCCGAAGCTGCCGTAGGGGCATGAGGCGGCCTTCGTCATTCGGCCTTCGGCCTTCGTGGTGCCAGCCTGCCAGCCGACCTGAAGGTCGGCTGCTACGCCCCCCTCCCCCCGTAGGCGTCGACCTTCAGGTCGACGCTCGGTCGGCATTCCCGGCATCGCGGCATCGCAGCATTACCAGGGAACAGAGCCTCAGGCGACCGTGTTCGTGAGCGTGCCGATCCCGTCGATGGTGATCGCCACCTCGTCGCCGCTCGCCAGCGTGAAGTCGTCGGGAGGCACGATGCCCGTCCCGGTGAACAGGTAGCAGCCGACCGGGAACGTCGTCTCGCGATAGAGCCAGCCGGCCAGTTCGTCGAAGCCACGCTTGATCTGGCCGGTGGTCGTCTGCCCCTCGAACGCCACTGACCCGCCGCGGGTGATCGCCAGCCGGATGCCCGTCGTCGGGGGCAGGGCGGCCTCGGTGAACAGCACGCCGGGGCCGATGGCGCAGGCGCCGTCGTAGACCTTCGCCTGCGGCAGGTACAGCGGGTTCTCGCCCTCGATGTCGCGCGCGCTGACGTCGTTGCCCACCGTGTAGCCGACCACCGCACCAGCGGCGTTGATGACCAGCACCAACTCGGGCTCCGGCACCGACCAGGCCGAGTCGCGGCGCACGCGCACGGTGCCACCCGGACCGACCACGCGCGGCGCCGTCGCCTTGAAGAACATCTCCGGCCGCGGCGCCTCGTAGACGCGATCGTAGAACGTCGCGCCGCCGCTCTCGCGCGACTCGTCCATGCGAGCGTCGCGGCTCCGGAAGTACGTCACGCCGGCCGCCCACACCTCCTGCGACCCGATCGGCGCCAGCAGCACCTGGGGTGTCGCGCCGTCGGTCTCCGGAGCCTTCGCGGCATGGGCGCGCAGCCGCGCCACCGGCGATCGATCCTGCAGGAGCTCGTCGAAGGAGAGGTCGGTAAGGCGCAGCGCGCGCCCGTCGGTGACGAGGACGAGACCGTGGTCGGTACGGTACAGCAGCATTCAGGCGCTCCGGAGGTGCCAGTGGTCGCCCGCCTCGGTGACGCGGCCGTCCTCCACGAGCTTGTGAAGGTGGGCCAGCACGTTCTGCCGCGCCGCGGGCTTGAGGGCGTCGGCGGTGGCAGCATACAGGCGTTCCACGATGGCGTCAGCGGTGTCGATGCCGGCGGCCAGGCACTCGAGCACCTGCTGTTCCCGCGTGAGGCGGTGCGACAGGTAGCCC from Luteitalea sp. TBR-22 includes:
- a CDS encoding fumarylacetoacetate hydrolase family protein produces the protein MLLYRTDHGLVLVTDGRALRLTDLSFDELLQDRSPVARLRAHAAKAPETDGATPQVLLAPIGSQEVWAAGVTYFRSRDARMDESRESGGATFYDRVYEAPRPEMFFKATAPRVVGPGGTVRVRRDSAWSVPEPELVLVINAAGAVVGYTVGNDVSARDIEGENPLYLPQAKVYDGACAIGPGVLFTEAALPPTTGIRLAITRGGSVAFEGQTTTGQIKRGFDELAGWLYRETTFPVGCYLFTGTGIVPPDDFTLASGDEVAITIDGIGTLTNTVA
- a CDS encoding RNA polymerase sigma factor translates to MRLVTATPLPASLAVPEPGTALALDEAEFQAFYDATASRLRAYLRRSLPAEAVDDAVQEAYLRLLRTPHAALPQDERRAYLYRIAANLATDAYRARRKESVADGVAPDDLPARAAAAGTRLDVTRALDRLRVQERTMLWLAYVEQASHREIASALEVKEGSVRVLLSRARHKLAAALGVSR
- a CDS encoding dipeptidase; this encodes MNKILDHINTHRDDYIQQLKGFLAIPSISALPEHAPDVRRCAEWCVAELQRIGLKNATLHETPGHPIVYAEWLGAPGAPTMLFYGHYDVQPVDPIDLWESPPFEATVREGAIYARGSADDKGQIFMHLKAIEATLSQSGTLPINVKVMLEGEEEVGSANLDTFIAANKDLLKADVVVISDSPMFDRDVPSICYGLRGLAYFQIDVRGSSTDLHSGSYGGAVANPAIVLTQLLSQMKDKSGKVRIPGFYDAVVDVTEAEKKEFSRLPFNEKRWAKEIGLPKPFGESGYSTLERKWARPTFEVNGLLAGFTGEGAKTVIPAKAMAKVSMRLVPNQDPATIGKLFEDYVKKLAPKTVEVTVTHMHGGKPWTTGFDNAWVQAAGRAIEKGFGRTPVFVREGGSIPVVSTFQEVLGLPSVLFGIGLPGENAHAPNEWLDLGNFHNGVLAAAYLYDELSRVSG
- a CDS encoding SpoIIE family protein phosphatase, which produces MTPTTSRPRALLRAAIAVLGITLAVLAALNLFIVGRAATDENLFIDPLSRVYVVERVAGTPGTPRAIDGPPAPLVPRQVSAASSVEPGDVLMEFDGQRIFNGATGAREALATRDRVEVTVLRARLKQVVSVVVPAAELREAIRSIENTVLVMQVTPGGASDLAGMLPGDVITRINGEGFAGSADADRIMRTSQVGRASAYDVLRGGETLTLEVRLKAFGVGTGALLLFVVGFLYIVSGTLFATLRTHIKAALYLGLGWIGTGFAIAVILNHPRRTMPTWYLFSSDVALALSATLGIVLWLHALKYFPRERPGLVARKRTLRGAYVLAVLLAIATLAFTWKASVNIDGLFVPSAVIVLIYAGLAAAGTRKSYSPEDRQIAGPVSVATSIAVIFAIVTVVVGVIGSRRGPTTPATVSLIQSFGALLLLGVLAVYLLVIGRYRLLELDLRLRRNVQYLVISSAWTTTVVAAGLWLWWRMMHVELVLPNVRLTQDALEVMPTPMEAVRNDVFEKGVLIAGAVVFAYAFRALLKRGHRFLAEQYYQGGYDYQRAGREVTEVMGPRMDLDGLAEGLLTVMSRLMPVKRAGVVFVQGERLVSSKRSIGFEGGDWDIFCSGCVEEAVSVLRSAREGELDTEYAPPRLRLALRRAQVHYLYPIGGHDELRGVIFVGEKLSEAAYTADDFAFLGAVAGRAALLVENAFLYENLAAQERVRQELAIARRIQLESLPQRPPNVPGLDVAGVSVPAQEVGGDYFDYLEGVEGRLGVMIGDVSGKGTSAALYMSKLQGIVRSLHGFGLPPRQLLVRTNDLLGRDMEKRAFVTVLGAFFDTRTREATVVRAGHLPLYHWQAATGTVTRVLPRGLGLGLVAGELFGVELEERKVSYAPGDVFLLVSDGITEAYDAERDEFGEERLEALFTRLARSNTPVAGIVSAVNAAAGEHAAGAAQHDDQTVIAIRVN
- a CDS encoding sulfurtransferase; the protein is MADNPKGYANPQLLITPGELSAQLAAGETPLLLDLRPAEAWAAGHLPGAVHLDLFGISLVDTDPAPLRAFLWILEHLLASRGVEAGRRVIVYDEKSGMRAARAFWALEFFGHPRTQQLDGGFGAWQAGGHPVSTEPVAPVATSWTGTPVEERIASYRHVWDRLKATDVAILDTRSDGEYDGTLVRAARGGRIPGAVHVEWTTNLRPDGSFKSSDELRAMYEPLGVTPDKEVLTYCQGGYRAAHGYLALRLLGYPRVRNYVGSWKEWGDRLELPVET
- a CDS encoding CocE/NonD family hydrolase; amino-acid sequence: MSRYVPHVLLASVVLSLCSLTLLAQPATAPAPPAPSAKDTHQKAEHLIPMRDGVRLHTAVYTPKTCPPGGAPILLQRTPYSASPYGPDTYPPVVGPTREYAAEPWIVAYQDVRGRYLSEGEWEEVRPYVPNKTGKQVDESSDTWDTIDWLVKQVPCNNGKVGMWGISYPGFYALAALIDAHPALKAVSPQAPVTDYYLGDDSFHNGAFMLAHNFSFYVDFPPRGPQPRRPARDAPFDYGTRDGYRFYLQAGSLMEMSRKYGLDRNPYWMQNHEHTTYDAFWKARSIWRHFRNVTPEVLVVGGWYDAEDLSGALRTFRALREQSPQTRSSLVMGPWTHGGWARSDGTRTGQMEFGQPTGVHYRKEIEHRFFTRALRDGGAPAVPGVSVFETGANRWRTSDSWPPATTRQAYYLGEGRTLVTTVPSSAEGADEYVSDPANPVPLVGEPAIGMPRDYMASDQAFAAGRPDVLVYRSAVLTEDVTVLGPIGVDLRVSTTGTDSDFVVKVLDEPGEGQPGAGKQILVRGEPFRGKFRKSFEAPEPFVPGQPDRIRFDLPDVAHTFLKGHRIVVHVQSSWFPLVDRNPQTFTDIPNAKPEQFVKATQRVYRGSHVILPVSR
- a CDS encoding transcriptional regulator, with product MTERLRTQDDVPVGRLRGFRPRVRSIDSHADPSSPLNLDKLIHERLRLAIVSSLAVQDKLSFNDLKSLLRTTDGNLSVHARKLEDAGYISCTKTFEGRLPRSEYSLTRAGRVALERYLGHMEALITATRTGSPKPEEPKLP
- a CDS encoding FemAB family XrtA/PEP-CTERM system-associated protein — its product is MSDTLTVSLETTRGDWDAFVASHPQATAYHDWNWREVFGPVFGHEPLYLAARRAGAIVGVLPVVGFRSRLFGKFFCSLPFVNYGGVLATTPEAAAPLLAEATRLARDRGAAHVELRHVARQLPEAPVRQHKVTMLLPLKESAEAQWTALDNKVRNMIRKAEKSELTSESGGAELLDAFYAVFSVNMRDLGTPVYPKRFFAAVLAACGPKGALHVVRHKGQPVAGSMTIVHADRVEVPWASALREARNMNPNMLLYWHMLKEVIARGGTVFDFGRSTPGEGTFLFKKQWKAEPVPLHWEYALIARDSPPDQSPGSGKFAMAIEMWKKLPVPVANTIGPLIIGNIP
- a CDS encoding PEP-CTERM sorting domain-containing protein; translation: MRKVLRAVAVVAALGLGTGQAAAAPITTPGDYVFTNGLTGTFTSDGTKLTKWSIRVPAGTWWDEGRPWDSSLVLPTNPMGFQLVGRNNTLEFATGILLSSDLLFINWETGAYSERRSAPLCGLFGIPCPSGSLTFRLVTTPPPPTVPEPATLALMALGSLGVGLVRRRQA